A window of Acipenser ruthenus chromosome 32, fAciRut3.2 maternal haplotype, whole genome shotgun sequence genomic DNA:
CTGAACTATTGTTGTCatatggacagtttcttccatctcagccatggaacgctgtaggtttTTCAGAGTTGTCACTGGCCTCTTGCTAGCTTCTCTGCCCTTCAtacctggctgctcagtttgggaggacgacctgctctaagcagattctgggtggtgccgtataccttccacttaatgattgacttgactgtgctccaagggatattcagtgcctgaaatctttttatacccctcccctgatctgtgcctttccacaactttatcccggacttgttttgaaagctccttggtcttcattaGGGGTGCCTCGacagccgcagggtcttctggttttcattccagcttaaGCTCTCATTTAACGTAATTgatataattatttgttgaatttgacatatttcatatttttcaaggtcttttacagttgatggttttaaaaatgcacttgattcaaggtgcactacctatgaaacattttgaggcctgaagagaagtgttagatgtgtccagttaatcaaataattagaccaattaagtaattgagagcttgggtggaacgaaagccagaagacactgcggccctccaggaactgagtttgacacccctggtctagatggtagtatctttgctttgaatgcactacccaactgagacaggtgtatttaatctgaaatcatgtgaaccacttttattgcacacagatggactccatttaacttattgtgtgaattctgaaggcaattgctTGCACCTGaacttatttaggagtgtcatagcaaagggggtgaatacttatctaatgaagacttttcagctttttatttttaattgttttttcaccccccccacacacacagtttctcacactttgaaagtgttgagtaagttgtgtaaatcaaaggaaaacaaatccaatttaaatacatcaagatttcaggttgtaacacaacaaactgtgaaagcgtccaaggggggtgaatacttactataggcactgtatatattcatTATGTTAGAATAGAAAGTCAGTAAACACTTGACTGCCATACTGGGTGTGATCCTTCTTCCATGGGAAGAGGTATGTAATCaggcatgtgtattttaaataaaatatcacgaTTCAGTACGATGAACTCcgctttgtcttttctttttgacAACACTCACACAAATAAGAACTTCAAAATACCTACAGTTGCTCATCCCTGCTATAGACCTACTGTGCTAGACAGCAAATAAGAATGAAACTGGTTTGGTAGGAAACTTCTCACACTGAGAACAAAAATACTTATTGGAGTTTTGGGAGTATAAAAGAAGcgctctgaatgattgcaaacactatGAAACTAGAAGGGAATGTATACAAATGAAATGATGCTGAAATGTGAAACTCTGTGCTCTTTAATAATGGACTGATTGAAATTGTGTTCCAGAGGAGAAATCCTGCTGCCAGGAAAAAGTGATCTACAAAATAGACTTGGACGAGACTCAAGTGAGGCGTGATCTTGTCAGGTAAACTCATCTCTGCTGaacttatatacagtacagtatatacttcTGTCCAGAGAAATGTTTGGCAATCTAACACCTGTGACATCTGTTTCCCCTCCAGTGCACTTCTTGTAGGTGGGCCCGCAGTCGCAGTTTTGCTTGCTTTCAGAATCGGAGGTGCACTTGCTGGTGCAGTCGCAGCTGCACACGGATGTACAATCGGAGGTGGATTTGGATTGATTGGTGCAGACATGACCATCAGTTGCAGTTTAACAGGCATACTTGGAGGCGCAGTCGGAGGCATAGTTGGAtgcatactgacacacacagtgacgGATTCTACCACGGTCGGAGGCGCAGTCGGAGGTGCAGTTGGAGGCATAATGACACTCGCATTCACAGCTGCTGGTGCTAGCGTTGTCTGGGGCTTTATCGGATTCATAATCGGAGGGGCAGTCGGAGGTGCAGTCAGAGGCATACTGACTCTCACAGTCACAGTTGCAGGTGCTTCTGTGGTCGGAGGTGCAATCGGATTCATATTCGGAGGTGCAGTCGGAGGCATACTGACACTCACAGTCATAGCTGCAAGTGCTGCTGCGGTCGGAGGCGCAATCGGACACAGATTCGGAGGCACAGTCGGAGGCACAGTTGGAGGCGCATTCGGAAGAGCAGTCGGACACTCAGTCAGAGGGGCAGTCGAAGGTGCAGTCAGAGGCATACTGACACTCACAGTCACAGTTGCATGTGCTGCTGTGGTCGGAGGTGCAATCGGATTCATATTTGGAAGCGCAGTCAGAGGCATACTGGCACTCACAGTCACAGTTGCTGCTGCCATCGGAGGCATAATCGCCTACAGATACGGAGGTGCAGTTGGAGGTGCAGTCGGAGGTGCAGTCGGAGGTGCAGTTGGAGACATACTGACACTCACATCTGCAGGTGCTGCTGCTGTCGGAAGAAGAGCATTGGCACTCAGAGACCCAGGTGCAGTGGCactcagagacacactgagagacacggaTGCAGTCAAATTCTCATTCAGACTTGTGCTAGGTGGAGTCACATTCCTAGCTGCAGCAGCTTTGTTTCTTTACGTTATCTTGTAAgttatgtttctttatttttaattaattgcaaaaTGTCTTTTATGATGATTATAAgcctcttctatatcagtttatatgcacagtccagcctgtctcttctatatcagtttatatgcacagtccagcagcctgtctcttctatatcagtttatatgcacagtccagcagcctgtctcttctatatcagtttatatgcacagtccagcctgtctcttctatatcagtttatatgcacagtccagcctgtctcttctatatcagtttatatgcacagtccagcctgtctcttcttaTATGCACAGTTGAGAATAGATAGAGAGGTTTAGCAGCATTATGGAAACTGTTTGTCCAGAGGAAAAATCTAGCTATCTGAGGACTGAGACTGATGAAGTGATTTAGTGGAAACAGACATGAACAGGACTGTCTCCAAGCAGAGTTAGGAACAGTAAAGGGCTTGATCCAGTTTAATATGAAACACTCCTGATGACTGAAGTGCAGCTTTACCAGCAGGACCAGTTCAACCAGACTCAACCAGACCAGTAACTGAGGGAGTGGGTGTGGGAGAGTGCTTCATCTTCTCAGGggagtttgtttttaatgaacagcAACATCATTATTAATGATGAGGAttactgatgtgtgtgtgtgattctctcagCAGTGAGGATGAGCAGGAAGAGGAACTGAGAGAAATGGAGGAGAGACGGATGAAGTGGGCGATGGAGAATTGGCTCAGAGTGATAGAGGAGAAActgaagaaagagatggaggagaaactgaCAAAGATGAAGTGGTGGAGGAAGATAGAGATGAAGAGTAAACTTAGGAAAGAAATTGAAGAGAAACTGAGTGAGATCAAGAAGACACTGGAGGAGGAGATAGAGAAGACACCGAGTCAGACAAAGGCAACATGGAAGAAGATGGAGAAGAAACTGAGGCAGCTGAAGGAGAAACGGATGAGGAAGCTGGCGGAGGAACTGAagaggtttgtttatttaaaaatactgacaatGTAGATTTCCAGAAGAGAAAATGTAAATTTCCATTCATTTTCTACACCTCCATCCTGACCAGGTCACACTTCACATGATTCTGGCAGCTAGGGTTCTGCAGACCAGCTCAAAGCAGCTTAGGCAGATTATAAAAATGATAAGAACTTGACATCAACATTGCCGTTAACTCACACTAAATAGTGGTCTAGACATATTGTCCTAAATTAATaattacttgtgcctttttgagccgaacaagcaaatgaaaactgaagttTATCTTCAATGATTTCCCCACATAAACACAAAGTAGGATACACCTGTTGCACTCAAATTTACAAaagttagaaataataataacagacaaagacatttttacatttcacagtgtgagcaaaatcatttacacaaagaccaaaataacatttcacttcagccttttaaaatgtattcattttcaatCCTGATACACTcctgggccatattcacaaagttgAGCTTAGTCTAAGACAAAAAAATGGGCATAAGTTGATTTTGCTGACTTTGTTATGACCGAGTCTTAAGTCTGTTTCACGAAAACGATTTTCTGGGGTGTCTTAACTTAGACCAGCGTTTCTGTCCTCGCGTGATATCTTCACTGTCTTCCACTCAAGGGAAAGCCTTTGCCTGAGGGACAGAttgataattttaataattttgcTTCTTCACTGGGATTTAACTGTCTATCTTTCTATTTGCTTTTAGATGTGTATCCCTTTAAGAAagatgtttttggtttttaatgaGTAGATGCAAGTATGGAGGATACTGCGTAATCTACAAATACGGTACTTTTACTTTATGAGATCTAGAAAGTTCTAATTTAATTGACAGCTCCGCCAACCAATTGAATTCCTTAATCGCATAACTGCTAGCCAATTGGAATATAGCATTTTCGAGAAGGGTGGGTAGCAGactgagagaaagaaagaaagaaattgcaATGATGGTAGATTAGGTGTGTTGATAGAAAGTGTGaggtgtgataaaaaaaaaatagaacattttgtctatttcttttaaaaaagagAACATTAATATTGTGGACACACATCAAAGTTGTGGAgcgcagataaaaaaaaaaagaaagaccgcTCACCGTTGTACAACAacccaaaaaatgtatataattctTCAACTTTTACTGCTTGAACCCAGAGTGAATGACAATGTCCATCTCCAGATATTTGTTTATCAGGATCTAACGTTGTAAGTTCCCATATCAGAACACAACTCAgaaatatttgccttttatttacctAAGGATAGGTATAtaaaatctataacaaaaacaatgttaaaaaacacaacagccatttaaagggaTGAATCTTTTCAAGcatcaagcatcaagcaaataggcacaattagaaaggtgctggggcccaagattcacacaattcttgcttctaacttggcgcctttttttgatcgcttcgctccacttgaaatgctctttgtatgacttgaagtgactgagacacacacacacacacactgagacacacacacacactcagacacactcacacacactgagacgcacacacacacacactaagacccacacacactgagaaacacacacactgcaacacacggTCTAGgtttgtgtatgtgtctcagtgtgtgtgtgtgtctcagtcacttcaagtcatacaaagagcatttcaagtggagcaatAAAGTGGAGTGAAGCGATCAAgtttagaagcaagaattgtgtgaatcttgggtcCCAGCAcatttccaattgtgcctatttgcttgatgcttgacaagattggcctaattgcttctcctaacttggacttttgtgtttgatatcacccctttaaacgactgttgcgtttttctaacttgttgttttacattgacaatgtttttgttatagagaGATTTTTACTTcaacaaataatgaataaagcgagggaaagatatttgagaatgtgtatggtaaatagacagacaggcaagccACAAGGGTAATAAGTCATGTAAAATAACActaatgagaaaagatttgaaagtaagaTAGTGGTATAAAGGGACTTTTTGACAGAGTTGTGAGTGTAAAGATGTTATTATTTTGGTTGCTGTGGGTACTAatgtaggcagttaatatattcttaaaagcaataaattaagGGACCTACTAAtaaaactgtaggggataaagagataccttcgattgtcaagatctcggtgggatctctacaataaacagtgtcctatGAGGTTTGAAGCATGACTCCCTCCTTTTAAGTTTTTCACAAGTCCTGTGATGTTGTTTTTGGTGTTGGtgtcttaaaatgtttttctttttgtatgtgtttactaATTGTTTCACTTTGT
This region includes:
- the LOC131702956 gene encoding uncharacterized protein LOC131702956, coding for MEWAVKEEKSCCQEKVIYKIDLDETQVRRDLVSALLVGGPAVAVLLAFRIGGALAGAVAAAHGCTIGGGFGLIGADMTISCSLTGILGGAVGGIVGCILTHTVTDSTTVGGAVGGAVGGIMTLAFTAAGASVVWGFIGFIIGGAVGGAVRGILTLTVTVAGASVVGGAIGFIFGGAVGGILTLTVIAASAAAVGGAIGHRFGGTVGGTVGGAFGRAVGHSVRGAVEGAVRGILTLTVTVACAAVVGGAIGFIFGSAVRGILALTVTVAAAIGGIIAYRYGGAVGGAVGGAVGGAVGDILTLTSAGAAAVGRRALALRDPGAVALRDTLRDTDAVKFSFRLVLGGVTFLAAAALFLYVIFSEDEQEEELREMEERRMKWAMENWLRVIEEKLKKEMEEKLTKMKWWRKIEMKSKLRKEIEEKLSEIKKTLEEEIEKTPSQTKATWKKMEKKLRQLKEKRMRKLAEELKSMDPEEACKRIELLKGFVHMYEKEKQETEELLRELSGIADGLDKVDRDCTIARTAGSSAGVVGGVLTIVGIGLAPVTFGASLGLSIAGAVTAVAGGATNVGTQIVKCVSDGKDNNRVNEIVKIIQTNLRALGKLCNIALPECNWNKEDTALTGIVKTHLSAVAAAAGLVDAAVVAAAGAVIDVAVSLDAVADVIAGVADGVNLSGVPAAGASAAGASAVGASAGRVAAGLVDDVAPAVLKGAGRVVGGVAAGVFVFVDAVQIGLNAKKLYEGSPTEIAQEIRKLVETVSLQLAKLEEVSSDINNILNP